One stretch of Chitinophaga pendula DNA includes these proteins:
- a CDS encoding fasciclin domain-containing protein, with protein sequence MKRTIYFILFLCIGLAQYSCKKEDLTVPKDRSALPRSMGDFIRNNYDLSLLSAALQQTGLLDSLNQGGPYTFFAPDNKAFQEWGVNSADDFAKMNKDSLRFALKYHITIGRLYLAEMPLQLGVRYPSLAGPDMYVSTANEQGRPQTPNAFKVLRVNGAVVFNDTKRDIPVANGVIHVIRKVQKYNPGTLQDQIAADTSLSLFKLAMQQFEHWELLKGAGPYTIFAPSNQAFLQYGLTADSLRKINAGDFQPVMMGIYVLMGNKKRIFASDWNQINDPYAVYTNDLHVGDFYIRPYYSFNQYWAIEESYVATADKDGQRGIYGPPQVNFVDGPTRGMDYVAANGVLHKIDALMLYPNAFRK encoded by the coding sequence ATGAAACGTACAATATATTTTATACTCTTCCTCTGCATAGGGCTGGCACAATACAGCTGCAAAAAGGAAGACCTCACCGTACCCAAAGATCGCAGTGCCTTGCCCAGATCAATGGGTGACTTTATCCGAAATAACTACGACCTCAGTTTGTTATCGGCAGCATTACAACAGACAGGATTATTGGATAGCCTCAACCAGGGTGGTCCATATACCTTCTTTGCCCCCGATAACAAAGCCTTTCAGGAATGGGGCGTTAATAGCGCGGATGACTTCGCAAAAATGAATAAAGATAGTCTCCGCTTTGCATTGAAATACCATATCACCATCGGACGCCTGTACCTGGCCGAAATGCCTTTACAACTAGGTGTCAGGTATCCTTCTCTGGCAGGACCGGATATGTATGTATCTACAGCCAACGAACAGGGGAGGCCGCAAACGCCTAATGCGTTCAAAGTATTGCGTGTTAATGGCGCAGTGGTATTCAACGATACCAAAAGAGATATCCCCGTCGCCAACGGCGTAATACACGTAATTCGTAAAGTACAGAAATATAATCCGGGTACCCTACAGGACCAGATAGCCGCTGATACCAGCCTGTCACTTTTTAAATTGGCCATGCAACAGTTCGAACATTGGGAATTACTGAAAGGCGCAGGCCCCTATACCATATTCGCACCGTCTAATCAGGCGTTCCTCCAATATGGCCTAACGGCCGACAGCTTGAGAAAGATCAATGCCGGCGATTTCCAGCCTGTTATGATGGGAATATATGTACTAATGGGTAATAAGAAACGCATATTCGCCTCCGACTGGAACCAGATCAACGATCCTTATGCTGTTTACACAAATGATCTCCACGTCGGCGACTTCTATATCCGTCCTTACTATAGCTTTAACCAGTATTGGGCAATAGAAGAAAGTTATGTGGCAACGGCCGATAAAGACGGACAACGGGGAATATATGGTCCACCACAGGTCAACTTCGTAGATGGACCAACAAGAGGAATGGATTACGTTGCTGCTAATGGCGTGCTGCATAAAATAGATGCCCTGATGCTGTACCCCAATGCCTTCAGAAAATAA
- a CDS encoding fasciclin domain-containing protein gives MCARTLRNNTKYYQRMCICAVWLIVLISACRKQDIEPDPVGEPVPYTGPAKSLETTLFQTSNTLFIAAWKRADMTGRLHKLDSRTFTLFVPTDDAMKAAGWTLGKINTTLPDTLNALLAYYIADRNVAPASLATIKGNIALASLRTSADVPEYSIASPYTYLLFTGIHKDSLWMNGYPVSKWGNAIESTSGTLYTINRMLPLPQMDMLAYLQSDERFSFYLEACRINDSLYIEKNPWYNTQQTLTLLNPNPKYGGQYTLFAPTNEAFKKSGLQSIEDIRALACRTLPIGDAHNDEESYYVDPLTSLDSILLPHKMNFQGESGPYNPSGKPAHPAFFYNDLLDNTAISGMMLRLGQVGSSRPLMFNLEFTSKNGQVYVRRQGAKVAPMPLVQHDIQVLNGVIHVLNDGLLVP, from the coding sequence ATGTGTGCAAGAACGTTACGCAATAACACCAAATACTACCAGCGGATGTGCATATGCGCAGTATGGCTGATAGTACTGATATCAGCCTGTCGCAAACAGGATATTGAACCAGACCCTGTAGGGGAACCAGTGCCTTATACCGGCCCGGCGAAATCCCTGGAAACAACACTTTTTCAGACGTCTAATACCCTCTTTATCGCTGCCTGGAAGCGTGCCGATATGACCGGCAGACTACATAAGCTGGACAGCAGAACTTTTACCCTGTTCGTGCCAACAGATGATGCCATGAAAGCAGCAGGATGGACCCTCGGGAAAATTAATACAACATTACCAGATACACTGAATGCATTGCTGGCTTATTATATCGCAGATAGAAATGTAGCCCCGGCCAGCCTGGCAACCATAAAGGGTAATATAGCATTGGCCAGCTTACGTACCTCGGCAGACGTTCCCGAATATTCAATAGCCTCTCCCTATACCTACCTGCTGTTCACCGGCATTCATAAGGATAGCTTGTGGATGAATGGATACCCGGTGAGCAAATGGGGTAATGCGATCGAATCAACATCCGGTACCCTCTATACCATCAATCGTATGCTGCCGCTTCCGCAAATGGACATGCTCGCATACCTGCAATCAGATGAACGTTTCAGCTTCTACCTGGAAGCATGCCGCATCAACGATAGCTTGTATATAGAGAAAAACCCCTGGTATAATACACAGCAAACATTAACACTTTTGAATCCTAATCCAAAGTATGGAGGCCAGTACACATTGTTTGCTCCTACCAACGAAGCATTTAAAAAGAGCGGTCTTCAATCTATCGAAGACATCCGGGCGCTGGCATGTCGCACCTTGCCGATCGGCGATGCGCATAACGATGAGGAATCATATTATGTAGATCCGCTCACCTCTCTGGACTCTATCTTATTACCGCATAAAATGAACTTCCAGGGTGAATCCGGTCCTTACAACCCGTCGGGAAAACCCGCACATCCCGCCTTCTTTTATAATGACCTACTCGATAATACGGCTATCAGCGGTATGATGCTGAGACTTGGACAGGTGGGCAGCAGCCGTCCGCTGATGTTCAACCTGGAATTCACCAGTAAGAATGGCCAGGTATATGTCAGAAGGCAAGGCGCAAAAGTAGCGCCTATGCCATTGGTACAACATGATATCCAGGTACTCAATGGTGTCATCCATGTACTCAATGACGGCCTGCTCGTTCCCTAA
- a CDS encoding fasciclin domain-containing protein, whose product MKRIIYAGCLLWILAACNKDKTQELSAAETNRLTYVIADNFFNFSTFNAAMRRTGFETKLADPGPYTILLPDNNAFLSAGYANANAINNESMTVLQPMISYHILTGIWELNKLPFSFNQELTTTAGTKMYITRWVKNKDTILTVNGSRITTYNLPASNGLIQVMNTVLQPLVFNNLSNAVAGDTSLTFLNMALQQAGLKELLAGKEPYTIFAPTNDAFRALGFPTTDSVGATDPAVLKKMLYYTIFNGRKFIYDYILTTDNTEQTEQAMLNGKNVIVRLLKSGVQYTSVSLKGSGNTSVVNIKKANRLTGNGVLHIVDQLLKENQ is encoded by the coding sequence ATGAAACGAATCATATATGCCGGATGTTTGCTGTGGATATTGGCTGCTTGCAACAAAGACAAAACGCAGGAATTGTCAGCAGCAGAAACCAACCGTCTCACTTACGTGATCGCGGACAACTTCTTTAACTTTTCCACCTTCAATGCCGCCATGCGTCGCACCGGCTTTGAAACCAAACTGGCAGATCCCGGTCCCTATACAATACTACTGCCGGATAATAACGCCTTCCTGAGTGCCGGTTATGCAAATGCCAATGCCATCAATAACGAAAGCATGACCGTGCTGCAACCGATGATCAGTTATCACATCCTTACCGGTATCTGGGAACTGAATAAATTACCTTTTTCCTTTAATCAGGAACTGACTACCACCGCAGGTACCAAAATGTATATCACCCGCTGGGTCAAAAACAAAGACACCATCCTGACGGTCAACGGAAGCAGGATCACCACGTACAACCTCCCAGCCAGCAACGGCCTGATACAGGTAATGAATACCGTACTGCAACCACTTGTATTTAACAACCTGAGCAACGCCGTCGCCGGAGATACCTCCCTCACCTTTCTCAATATGGCACTACAACAGGCAGGGTTGAAAGAACTGCTGGCCGGTAAAGAACCATATACCATTTTTGCACCTACCAACGATGCATTTCGCGCCCTTGGTTTTCCTACCACAGACAGCGTAGGCGCAACAGATCCTGCCGTATTGAAGAAAATGCTGTATTACACCATTTTCAATGGTCGCAAGTTTATCTACGATTATATCCTTACCACCGACAATACCGAACAGACAGAACAGGCCATGCTGAACGGTAAGAACGTGATCGTCCGACTGCTGAAGTCCGGTGTACAATACACCAGCGTCTCTTTAAAAGGTTCTGGTAATACTAGCGTCGTAAATATCAAAAAAGCAAATCGCCTCACCGGGAATGGTGTACTGCATATCGTAGACCAGCTGCTCAAAGAGAACCAATAA
- a CDS encoding TonB-dependent receptor: MKQIFYILTTIMVLLGINVQTMAQETNGTLSGQVTDIKQGALPGATVVAVHTPSGTRYGAITDKDGRFFLPGLRIGGPYQVTTTMMGMESQQRGPFTVRLGEPLQLNIVMPEAGKQLSEVVIKGAKAGPRANTTGAGQNISRLQVAAMPTISRSIQDITKLVPQGSKDNAFAGTNFRYNNVTIDGAINNDAIGFSPSVGGITGTSGMPGSSTRSNAISLDAIEDIQVYLAPFDVKIGNFTGGSINAVTRSGTNKVTGSVYAFGRNAAITGKDKVGSLGKMPSGFQDYQIGARVGLPIIKDKLFLFTNEEITKRQDPTQLMAGQKETADILSAKDANDIRESTIARYGKSFDPGTAGNYNATSQSVKFFNRIDWNINDKHQLAIRNNTIRSKALLLDRDQQDFRFSSMAYEQVNNQSSTVAELKSRWNNQLSNSLIIGYSQVHDQRSPTADPSLPQVQIMGRAPGTTIYLGTDREASIFNMKQRTIEITDNITWHKGKHTFLFGTHNELYHIDYGFVNSWNGRVDYLNIEDYLNNIPYRVRGSYNYHNNDRNYILAHPEAKFNVNMFSLYAQDEIQLTNRLKLIPGLRADYTMLPEKPAISEFTRNAMTDDYFGTTYNYTPLNRINNGYLNKVQLSPRLGFRFDWTGDQHLILRGGTGLFTGRIPFAWLAYAYYNNGINYGSYDQKADTKPFAPGTDPVRPGPNGIADFIGANGAVTNHPYAGKTQVDVLDNQFVMPQVWRSSLALDYTTDNGYKFGIEGILTKTTKDVMFQQINIKDDPRYYGYDQQHQQPVYSGTVDPRFSNAYQLSNTKKGFRYSITGTASRTFPMGLYASLAYTYGKSKDISNGIRNSMESNWQLNQALNPNNPDLAYSNFDIRHRIVANFSYHKAWNTSWITTISLFATAQSGSPFTYGIVNNSIQGLPQQVSLVYIPQKEDAIRYFQNYTNTAGQVITAAEQANAFNKYIDEDKYLRRRRGNFTERNAGRTPWNIQADLHLAQEYHFSKTPGSHFLTFTLDVINLTNLLSSNWGRMYFSPNTFNSTASVGLTPLFPGRQNPGSYPVFAYRNPGKPYAVDFFQSRAQMQLGLRYSF, encoded by the coding sequence ATGAAGCAAATATTTTACATATTAACTACCATCATGGTACTATTGGGGATCAACGTGCAGACAATGGCCCAGGAAACCAACGGTACCTTGAGCGGACAAGTAACAGATATAAAACAGGGCGCATTGCCAGGTGCTACCGTAGTAGCAGTACACACACCTTCGGGTACACGGTATGGCGCAATCACCGATAAAGATGGCCGCTTCTTTTTACCGGGACTACGTATTGGTGGCCCCTATCAGGTAACCACTACTATGATGGGCATGGAATCACAACAGAGAGGTCCCTTTACCGTACGCCTCGGTGAGCCTTTGCAACTCAATATAGTAATGCCGGAAGCTGGCAAACAATTGTCCGAAGTAGTGATCAAAGGTGCTAAAGCTGGCCCGCGTGCCAATACCACCGGCGCCGGTCAGAACATCTCCCGCCTCCAGGTAGCTGCTATGCCTACCATCTCCCGCAGCATACAAGACATCACGAAACTGGTTCCTCAAGGATCAAAAGACAATGCTTTCGCAGGTACCAACTTCCGGTACAATAACGTAACAATCGATGGTGCGATCAACAATGACGCGATCGGCTTCAGCCCCTCTGTGGGAGGGATCACCGGCACCTCCGGTATGCCAGGATCAAGTACCCGCAGCAACGCCATATCGCTGGATGCCATCGAAGACATACAGGTGTACCTCGCACCTTTCGATGTGAAGATCGGTAACTTCACCGGCGGAAGTATCAACGCCGTCACCCGCAGTGGTACCAACAAAGTAACCGGTTCCGTATACGCCTTCGGTCGCAACGCCGCCATCACGGGAAAAGATAAAGTAGGCTCCCTGGGCAAAATGCCGTCCGGCTTTCAAGACTACCAGATAGGTGCCAGAGTAGGACTCCCCATCATAAAAGACAAATTGTTCCTCTTCACCAATGAAGAGATCACTAAACGACAAGACCCCACACAACTCATGGCAGGACAAAAAGAGACCGCCGATATCCTGAGCGCCAAAGATGCCAACGATATTCGAGAGTCTACCATCGCCCGCTATGGTAAATCATTCGACCCGGGCACAGCTGGAAATTACAACGCCACGTCCCAGTCCGTTAAATTCTTCAATCGCATCGACTGGAACATCAACGACAAACACCAACTGGCTATACGCAACAATACCATCCGCTCTAAAGCATTATTACTCGACCGCGATCAGCAGGATTTTCGCTTCAGCAGCATGGCTTATGAACAAGTCAACAACCAAAGCTCTACCGTAGCCGAACTGAAATCGCGCTGGAATAACCAACTGTCCAACAGCCTGATCATCGGCTACAGCCAAGTACACGACCAGCGTAGCCCTACCGCCGATCCTTCATTACCACAGGTACAGATCATGGGCCGCGCTCCTGGTACCACCATCTACCTCGGCACCGATAGAGAAGCGTCCATCTTCAATATGAAACAAAGGACCATCGAAATCACCGATAACATTACCTGGCATAAAGGCAAACATACCTTCCTCTTCGGTACACACAACGAGCTATATCATATCGACTATGGGTTCGTAAACAGCTGGAATGGAAGAGTAGACTATCTCAATATCGAAGACTACCTGAACAATATACCTTATCGCGTACGTGGTAGCTACAACTACCATAATAATGACAGGAACTATATACTGGCGCATCCGGAGGCAAAATTCAATGTCAATATGTTCAGCCTCTACGCCCAGGATGAAATACAACTGACCAATAGACTGAAATTAATACCGGGCCTGCGTGCGGACTATACAATGCTGCCGGAAAAACCGGCTATAAGTGAATTTACCCGCAACGCCATGACAGATGATTATTTTGGCACCACTTATAATTATACGCCGCTCAACCGTATCAACAATGGTTATCTGAATAAAGTACAACTCTCTCCAAGATTAGGATTCCGATTCGACTGGACCGGCGATCAGCACCTTATATTAAGAGGGGGTACCGGCCTGTTCACTGGTCGTATTCCCTTCGCATGGCTGGCATACGCTTATTATAATAATGGTATCAACTATGGTTCCTATGACCAGAAGGCAGATACCAAACCGTTCGCACCAGGCACCGATCCCGTACGCCCAGGCCCCAATGGCATAGCCGATTTCATCGGTGCCAACGGTGCTGTAACCAATCACCCATATGCCGGCAAAACACAGGTGGATGTACTCGACAACCAATTCGTAATGCCACAGGTATGGCGCAGCAGCCTCGCCCTGGACTATACCACTGATAATGGATATAAATTCGGTATCGAAGGTATCCTGACCAAAACGACCAAAGATGTCATGTTCCAGCAGATCAATATCAAAGATGATCCCAGGTATTATGGATATGACCAGCAACACCAGCAACCGGTATACAGTGGCACAGTAGATCCCCGCTTCTCCAATGCTTACCAGCTTAGCAATACAAAAAAAGGATTCCGTTATAGCATTACAGGTACTGCCAGCCGTACATTCCCCATGGGCCTGTATGCATCACTAGCATACACCTATGGCAAATCCAAAGATATTTCCAACGGTATCCGTAACTCCATGGAAAGTAACTGGCAACTCAATCAGGCACTCAATCCTAACAATCCGGACCTCGCATATTCCAACTTTGATATCCGGCATCGTATAGTAGCCAACTTTAGCTACCACAAAGCCTGGAACACCTCCTGGATAACTACCATCAGCCTGTTCGCCACCGCACAGTCAGGCAGCCCGTTCACCTATGGTATCGTTAACAACAGTATCCAGGGCCTGCCACAACAGGTAAGCCTCGTATACATCCCGCAGAAAGAGGACGCTATCCGGTACTTCCAGAATTATACCAATACCGCCGGACAAGTGATCACCGCCGCCGAACAGGCGAATGCTTTCAATAAATACATAGATGAGGATAAATACCTGCGCCGCCGTAGAGGTAACTTTACCGAACGTAACGCCGGCCGCACTCCCTGGAACATACAGGCCGATCTGCACCTCGCACAGGAATATCATTTCTCAAAAACACCAGGTAGCCACTTCCTCACTTTTACATTGGATGTGATCAACCTGACCAACCTGCTCAGCAGCAATTGGGGCCGCATGTATTTCTCTCCAAATACATTCAACTCCACCGCCAGCGTAGGCCTTACACCGCTGTTCCCCGGCCGCCAGAACCCGGGCAGCTATCCCGTGTTTGCTTATCGCAATCCGGGTAAACCCTATGCAGTCGACTTCTTCCAGTCAAGAGCACAAATGCAACTGGGCCTAAGATATTCCTTCTAA